A window from Candidatus Arthromitus sp. SFB-rat-Yit encodes these proteins:
- a CDS encoding ATP-binding cassette domain-containing protein, with the protein MSIEFKEVGYTYFKKTPFEKKVLHNINFKINTGDFISIIGHTGSGKSTLIQLMNLLLNGFEGDIIIDSVNVNKNKVNKTDIRRKFGFAFQYPEYQFFEDTIYKDIAFSLKIRGEDEELIESKVRKAMDMVFLDFDKYRDKNPFDISGGEKRKVSLASILVLNPSYIILDEPTVGLDPKSCEEFELIIKNLNKQFNKTIIMVTHIMDLVFSISNKVMILDKGRIVEFGDPYDIFTNLDLCNKYNIDKPYLIRLFLKLKENGFDIGECPRDINNMENLICNYLSKRSK; encoded by the coding sequence ATGTCAATTGAATTTAAAGAGGTAGGTTACACATATTTTAAGAAAACCCCTTTTGAGAAGAAAGTACTACATAATATTAATTTTAAAATTAATACTGGAGATTTTATTTCTATTATTGGACATACTGGGAGTGGAAAGTCTACATTAATTCAGCTTATGAATTTATTACTTAATGGATTTGAAGGAGATATAATAATAGACTCGGTAAATGTAAATAAAAATAAAGTAAATAAAACTGATATAAGAAGGAAATTTGGATTTGCTTTTCAATATCCAGAATATCAATTTTTTGAAGATACAATATATAAGGATATTGCTTTTTCACTTAAGATTAGAGGGGAAGATGAAGAATTAATTGAAAGCAAGGTAAGAAAGGCTATGGATATGGTATTTCTTGATTTTGATAAGTATAGAGATAAAAATCCATTTGATATAAGTGGTGGGGAAAAAAGAAAGGTATCGCTTGCATCTATACTTGTATTGAATCCAAGTTATATAATATTAGATGAACCTACTGTTGGTCTTGATCCTAAGAGTTGTGAAGAGTTTGAGTTGATTATTAAAAATTTAAATAAACAGTTTAATAAGACAATTATAATGGTTACACATATTATGGATTTAGTTTTTAGCATCTCTAATAAGGTTATGATATTAGATAAAGGAAGGATAGTAGAATTTGGTGATCCATATGATATTTTTACTAATTTAGATTTATGTAATAAGTATAATATTGATAAGCCATATTTGATAAGATTGTTTTTAAAACTTAAAGAAAATGGATTTGATATTGGAGAGTGTCCAAGGGATATAAATAATATGGAAAATTTAATTTGTAATTATTTATCTAAAAGGAGTAAGTAA
- a CDS encoding energy-coupling factor transporter ATPase, protein MNNCINIKNVSFKYNDLSDFILKDISININKGEFICIIGGNGSGKSTLSKLINGIYELKYGEIYVDSLSVKNKENILDIRKKVCIVFQNPDNQIVSTIVMDDVVFGLENILKDRDEIENRVNNALKKVNMFGYRYHNTNMLSGGQKQRVSIAGILAMKPDYIIFDESTSMLDPLGKQEILNILIDLNKNHGITVILITHFIDECLICDRSIILTDGVIEYDGVPRDILFDEEFLYKNKLITTYSCRISNALIKYGFHNNKYIFELEELVNLLCQLNLKR, encoded by the coding sequence ATGAATAATTGTATAAACATTAAAAATGTTTCATTTAAATATAATGATTTAAGTGATTTTATATTGAAAGATATAAGTATTAATATAAATAAAGGTGAATTTATATGTATTATAGGGGGAAATGGATCAGGTAAATCTACATTATCCAAATTAATTAATGGAATTTATGAATTGAAGTATGGAGAAATATACGTTGATTCACTTAGCGTTAAAAATAAAGAAAATATTTTAGATATTAGAAAGAAGGTGTGTATAGTTTTTCAAAATCCAGATAATCAGATTGTTTCAACTATAGTTATGGATGATGTGGTATTTGGACTTGAAAATATATTAAAAGATAGAGATGAGATAGAAAATAGGGTTAACAATGCTTTAAAAAAAGTAAATATGTTTGGGTATAGATATCACAATACAAATATGTTATCTGGTGGTCAAAAACAGAGAGTATCTATTGCAGGTATTTTAGCTATGAAACCAGATTATATTATTTTCGATGAATCTACATCTATGTTAGATCCATTAGGCAAACAAGAAATATTAAATATATTAATAGATTTAAATAAGAACCATGGTATAACAGTTATATTAATAACGCATTTTATTGATGAATGTTTGATATGTGATAGGAGTATAATTTTGACGGATGGAGTTATTGAGTATGATGGAGTGCCGAGAGATATTTTATTTGATGAAGAGTTCTTATATAAAAATAAGCTTATAACTACATATTCATGTAGAATTTCAAATGCTTTAATAAAATATGGTTTTCATAATAATAAATATATATTTGAGTTAGAGGAGCTTGTAAATTTATTATGTCAATTGAATTTAAAGAGGTAG
- the rplQ gene encoding 50S ribosomal protein L17 — protein sequence MAWQRKLGRPTNQRIAMIKNLVTSFLKHGKITTTLGRAKETQSLAEKMITLAKKGDLHARRQILSIVKEKEVVSVLFSEVAPKYQERNGGYTRVVKLGARKGDGSEMAILELV from the coding sequence ATGGCTTGGCAAAGAAAACTAGGCAGACCAACAAATCAAAGAATTGCTATGATTAAAAATTTAGTTACTAGCTTTTTGAAGCATGGTAAGATAACTACTACACTTGGTAGAGCTAAGGAAACTCAGAGTTTAGCTGAAAAGATGATAACTCTTGCTAAAAAAGGGGATTTACACGCAAGAAGACAAATTCTTTCTATAGTTAAAGAAAAAGAAGTGGTTAGTGTTTTGTTCTCAGAAGTTGCACCTAAGTATCAAGAGAGAAATGGTGGATACACTAGAGTAGTAAAACTTGGAGCAAGAAAAGGTGATGGATCAGAAATGGCTATCTTAGAACTTGTATAA
- a CDS encoding DNA-directed RNA polymerase subunit alpha codes for MFDIETPKIECIESNEQGTYGKYVIDPLERGYGTTLGNSLRRILLSSLPGVATTSIKINEVLHEFSTIKGIKEDVTEIILNIKQLALRMEEEGSKVLRLDIKGSKEVTAADIIEEEGIEIINKDLHIATLEDDGHLNMEITVNRGRGYVPQNKNKVDGNDGYIPIDSIYTPVKRVNFTVENTRVGQVTDYDKLTIEVWTNGSIKVDEAISYSAKILIEHFKLFLGLTKEANEVVVMVQKEEDKKEKVLEMTIEELDFSVRSYNCLKRAGINTVQELAQKSLEDMMKVRNLGKKSLEEVEKKLKDLGLSLRQSDE; via the coding sequence ATGTTTGATATTGAAACACCTAAAATTGAATGTATAGAATCTAATGAACAAGGAACATATGGTAAATATGTTATTGATCCTCTAGAAAGAGGTTATGGAACGACTCTTGGAAATTCTTTGAGAAGAATCTTACTATCATCTTTGCCAGGTGTGGCAACTACTTCTATAAAAATTAATGAAGTATTACATGAATTTTCTACGATTAAAGGTATTAAAGAAGATGTAACAGAAATTATTTTAAATATTAAGCAATTGGCTTTAAGGATGGAAGAAGAAGGAAGTAAAGTACTACGTTTAGATATTAAAGGAAGTAAGGAAGTTACTGCAGCAGATATAATTGAAGAAGAAGGAATTGAAATTATAAATAAAGATTTACATATAGCAACACTTGAAGATGATGGACATTTAAATATGGAGATAACTGTTAATAGAGGAAGAGGTTATGTACCACAAAATAAAAATAAAGTAGATGGTAATGATGGATATATACCTATTGATTCTATTTACACTCCAGTAAAGAGAGTTAATTTCACTGTTGAAAATACTCGTGTAGGTCAAGTGACGGATTATGATAAATTAACTATAGAAGTATGGACTAATGGTTCTATAAAAGTAGATGAGGCAATAAGTTATTCTGCTAAAATATTAATTGAACATTTTAAATTATTTTTAGGTTTGACTAAAGAGGCAAATGAAGTTGTCGTAATGGTACAGAAAGAAGAAGATAAAAAAGAAAAAGTGCTTGAGATGACTATTGAAGAATTAGATTTCTCTGTTAGAAGTTATAATTGTTTAAAGAGAGCGGGTATAAATACAGTACAAGAACTTGCGCAAAAGTCTTTAGAAGATATGATGAAGGTTAGAAATTTAGGAAAGAAATCCCTAGAAGAAGTTGAGAAGAAGCTTAAGGATTTAGGATTAAGTTTAAGACAAAGTGATGAATAA
- the rpsD gene encoding 30S ribosomal protein S4, translating into MAKYNGPQCKLCRREGMKLFLKGDRCYSSKCSVVKRQGAGAPGQHGKNRKKLSNFALQLREKQKAKKIYGLLEKQFRIIYNRADRKVGITGENLITLLEMRLDNVVYKLGFSNSRKEARQLVSHGHFLVNGKKVNIPSYVVKIDDIIELVDKSKSSEKFKVLVENRKMIPQWISIEDDKYKGKIVSLPSKDDLNVPFNETLIVEFYSK; encoded by the coding sequence ATGGCTAAATACAATGGTCCACAATGTAAGTTGTGTAGAAGAGAAGGTATGAAATTATTTTTAAAGGGAGATAGATGTTATTCTTCTAAGTGTTCTGTTGTCAAAAGACAAGGTGCTGGAGCACCAGGACAGCATGGTAAGAATAGAAAAAAATTATCTAACTTTGCACTTCAATTAAGAGAAAAACAGAAGGCTAAAAAAATATATGGTTTATTAGAAAAACAATTTAGAATTATATATAATAGAGCAGATAGAAAAGTAGGCATTACTGGTGAAAATTTAATTACCTTACTTGAAATGAGATTGGATAACGTGGTATATAAATTGGGATTTTCTAATTCAAGGAAAGAAGCACGTCAATTAGTATCTCATGGTCATTTTTTAGTAAATGGGAAAAAGGTTAATATACCATCATATGTTGTTAAAATAGATGATATTATTGAGTTAGTAGATAAAAGCAAATCAAGTGAGAAGTTTAAAGTATTAGTTGAGAATAGAAAAATGATTCCACAATGGATTAGTATAGAAGATGATAAATATAAGGGTAAAATTGTATCATTACCATCTAAGGATGATTTAAATGTACCGTTTAATGAAACTTTAATAGTAGAGTTTTATAGCAAATAA
- the rpsK gene encoding 30S ribosomal protein S11 — protein sequence MAIQKSKKINKRKKDRKNVDRGSAHIKSTFNNSIVTLTDVNGNTLSWSSAGALGFKGSRKSTPYAAQMAAETAASVAMEHGLKSVEVYVKGPGSGREAAIRSLQAAGLEITLIKDVTPIPHNGCRPPKRRRV from the coding sequence ATGGCGATACAAAAATCTAAAAAGATTAATAAGCGCAAGAAAGATAGAAAAAATGTAGATAGAGGATCTGCACATATAAAATCAACTTTTAATAATTCAATTGTTACTTTGACTGATGTTAATGGTAATACTTTATCTTGGTCAAGTGCCGGTGCATTAGGATTTAAAGGATCTAGAAAAAGTACCCCTTATGCCGCACAAATGGCAGCTGAAACTGCAGCTTCAGTTGCTATGGAGCATGGTCTTAAAAGTGTAGAAGTATATGTTAAAGGGCCTGGATCAGGAAGAGAGGCAGCTATAAGATCCTTACAAGCTGCTGGATTAGAAATAACTTTAATAAAAGATGTGACACCTATTCCTCATAATGGGTGTAGACCACCAAAGAGAAGAAGGGTGTAA
- the rpsM gene encoding 30S ribosomal protein S13, which translates to MARISGIDIPKDKRVEVSLTYIYGIGLSTSKRILKETNINPDIRVKDLTEEQINLIRDFINKNLRVEGDLRRDVVLNIKRLIEIGCYRGIRHRKRLPLRGQRTKTNARTVKGPRKTIANKKK; encoded by the coding sequence ATGGCTAGAATTTCTGGAATAGATATACCTAAGGATAAGAGAGTAGAAGTAAGTTTGACGTATATTTATGGTATAGGATTATCTACATCTAAGAGGATTTTAAAAGAAACAAATATAAATCCTGATATAAGAGTTAAAGATTTAACTGAGGAACAAATCAATCTAATAAGAGATTTTATTAATAAAAATCTTAGAGTAGAGGGAGATTTAAGGAGAGACGTTGTTTTAAATATAAAAAGATTAATAGAAATAGGATGTTATAGGGGAATTAGACATAGAAAAAGGTTGCCTTTAAGAGGTCAAAGAACTAAAACTAATGCAAGGACGGTTAAGGGTCCACGAAAAACTATAGCAAATAAAAAGAAGTAG
- the rpmJ gene encoding 50S ribosomal protein L36, with product MKIRASVKPICEKCRVIKRKGRVMIICETPKHKQKQG from the coding sequence ATGAAAATAAGAGCATCTGTAAAACCTATATGTGAAAAATGTAGAGTTATAAAGAGAAAAGGTCGAGTTATGATTATTTGTGAAACACCAAAACATAAACAAAAACAAGGATAA
- the infA gene encoding translation initiation factor IF-1: MAKDDIIEMQGIVKESLPNATFQVELESGHVILAHISGKLRMNFIRIIPGDKVKIEMSPYDLTRGRITWRAK, encoded by the coding sequence ATGGCTAAAGATGATATTATAGAAATGCAAGGAATTGTCAAAGAATCGTTACCAAATGCAACATTTCAAGTTGAGCTTGAAAGTGGGCATGTAATTCTTGCACATATTTCAGGTAAATTAAGAATGAATTTTATAAGGATAATTCCTGGGGATAAAGTTAAAATAGAAATGTCGCCTTACGACTTAACCCGTGGTAGGATAACTTGGAGAGCTAAGTGA
- the map gene encoding type I methionyl aminopeptidase: MIYIKNDEEISLMKKAGKIVSDTLKLVESLIKEGVTTNYLDSKAEDYIVKSNAKPSFKGYYGFPSTLCISVNNQVIHGIPSDLIIEDGDIVSVDCGANIYGFHADAARTFAVGNVSKSAKKLIEVTRDSFFQSLKYAKEGYLIGDISFSIQEYVENNGYSIVRDFTGHGIGKDLHEAPEIPNFGRKGTGFYIKKGMAIAIEPMVNLGKEHVRILDDNWTVVTMDNSLSAHYENTVIITDSDPEIITL; the protein is encoded by the coding sequence ATGATTTATATTAAAAATGATGAAGAAATTTCTCTAATGAAAAAGGCGGGTAAAATAGTTAGTGATACATTAAAACTTGTAGAATCACTTATAAAAGAAGGTGTAACAACCAATTATTTGGATAGTAAAGCAGAAGATTATATAGTAAAGTCTAATGCCAAACCATCATTTAAAGGATATTATGGGTTTCCATCAACATTATGTATATCTGTAAATAATCAGGTTATACATGGTATTCCTTCTGATCTAATTATTGAAGATGGCGATATAGTTAGTGTAGATTGTGGGGCTAACATTTATGGATTTCACGCTGATGCAGCTAGAACCTTTGCTGTAGGTAATGTGTCAAAAAGTGCTAAGAAACTTATAGAAGTTACACGTGATAGTTTTTTTCAATCTCTTAAATATGCGAAAGAGGGATATTTGATTGGTGATATATCCTTTTCCATTCAAGAATATGTTGAAAACAATGGGTATTCTATAGTTAGAGATTTTACTGGTCATGGTATTGGCAAGGATCTACATGAAGCACCTGAAATTCCTAATTTTGGTAGAAAAGGAACGGGATTTTATATTAAAAAAGGTATGGCTATCGCGATTGAGCCTATGGTTAATTTAGGAAAGGAACATGTTAGAATACTTGATGATAACTGGACGGTTGTGACAATGGATAATAGTTTATCTGCTCATTACGAAAATACTGTTATTATAACCGATTCCGATCCAGAAATTATAACATTATAA
- a CDS encoding adenylate kinase family protein yields the protein MKILLIGPPGVGKGTQANLICKEYKLKHISTGDILRKYALYKNRIGKEILNSRIDSGKFVSDELVNNIVNNLKCEKVLNQPYLLDGYPRTLFQAEFYINNILSKDDKYLVIYLSTSNEYILNRISNRLTCINCGRIYNLQNDLPKIYGKCDICKGQLRVRSDDKINIFKERLEIYYKMTFKLVEYFRKLDVLYKIDASYGIDEIFGQVKRVIGEYYDLY from the coding sequence ATGAAAATATTATTAATTGGGCCACCAGGTGTTGGTAAAGGTACGCAAGCAAATTTGATTTGTAAGGAATATAAACTTAAACATATTTCAACAGGAGATATACTTAGAAAATATGCTTTATATAAAAATAGAATTGGGAAAGAAATCTTAAATTCTCGTATAGATAGTGGTAAATTTGTATCGGATGAGTTAGTTAACAATATAGTTAATAATTTAAAATGTGAAAAAGTTTTAAATCAACCATATTTATTGGATGGCTACCCAAGAACACTGTTTCAAGCAGAATTTTACATTAATAATATTCTGAGTAAAGATGATAAATATTTAGTGATTTATTTAAGTACTAGTAATGAATATATATTAAATAGAATTTCTAATAGATTAACTTGTATAAATTGTGGGAGAATTTATAATTTACAAAATGATTTACCTAAGATTTATGGAAAATGTGATATTTGTAAAGGGCAATTAAGAGTAAGATCGGATGATAAGATTAACATATTCAAAGAAAGACTTGAAATATATTATAAGATGACATTTAAATTGGTAGAATATTTTAGAAAGTTAGATGTTTTATATAAAATAGATGCTTCGTATGGAATTGATGAAATTTTTGGTCAGGTAAAACGGGTAATAGGAGAATATTATGATTTATATTAA
- the secY gene encoding preprotein translocase subunit SecY — protein sequence MFKILGNAFKVKDLRKRIFFTLFIVIVFRLGNFIPVPGVNTESLKQLTSTGLFGFYDLISGGALERFSIFALGVVPYINSSIIVQLLSMSIPKFEQLSKEGEEGRKKLQNITRYLSIVLSFVQAYGSYFLILNAGAITNNSMFSMIFVVFTLVAASVFLVWIGDQVSLHGIGNGVSLFIFVNIVSRFPTMFIQIGALNKSGEVGFIETVIFVLVAIGLLIWTIYMTLAERRITVQYAGKQLAGSNKNNKAHIPFSITGSAVIAIIFATSVLQFPATIGTFFSADSWINKVLVNGTYSPFRINSLLYTIVFALLIVFFTWFYTQVTYKPDEMAENMNKSSGFIPGIRPGEPTAKYIENVLDKISILGGIFGAILALFPIFMDLFTPFKGLQFGGTMLLILISTSVDTMRQIESQLILRHYQGFLK from the coding sequence ATGTTTAAAATTTTAGGTAACGCTTTTAAAGTTAAGGATCTTAGGAAAAGAATATTTTTTACTCTATTTATTGTTATAGTATTTAGATTAGGGAATTTTATACCTGTACCAGGTGTTAACACTGAAAGTTTGAAACAGCTAACTTCAACTGGATTATTTGGATTTTATGATTTAATATCTGGAGGAGCATTAGAGAGATTTAGTATATTTGCATTAGGAGTAGTTCCGTATATAAATTCATCAATAATAGTTCAATTATTATCTATGTCTATTCCTAAATTTGAGCAATTATCAAAAGAGGGAGAAGAAGGAAGGAAAAAACTTCAAAATATAACTAGATATTTATCTATAGTGTTATCTTTTGTTCAAGCATATGGATCATATTTTCTTATATTAAATGCTGGTGCAATTACTAATAATTCTATGTTTTCTATGATATTTGTAGTATTTACATTAGTTGCCGCATCTGTGTTTTTAGTGTGGATAGGAGATCAAGTTAGTTTACATGGTATAGGTAATGGTGTTTCTTTATTTATATTTGTTAATATAGTTTCCAGATTTCCAACTATGTTTATACAAATTGGAGCATTGAATAAGTCAGGAGAGGTTGGTTTCATAGAAACTGTAATATTTGTATTAGTTGCAATTGGATTATTAATTTGGACTATATATATGACATTAGCAGAGAGAAGAATAACTGTACAGTATGCAGGAAAACAATTAGCAGGGAGTAATAAAAATAACAAAGCTCATATACCATTTAGCATAACTGGATCTGCGGTAATAGCTATTATTTTTGCTACATCTGTATTGCAATTTCCAGCAACTATTGGAACATTTTTTTCTGCAGATTCGTGGATAAATAAAGTTTTAGTTAATGGAACTTATAGCCCATTTAGAATTAATTCTCTTCTGTATACTATAGTGTTTGCTTTATTAATAGTATTTTTTACTTGGTTTTATACTCAAGTTACATATAAACCAGATGAAATGGCGGAGAATATGAATAAATCTTCTGGATTTATTCCAGGAATAAGACCAGGGGAGCCTACAGCTAAATATATAGAGAATGTATTGGATAAAATTTCTATTCTTGGAGGTATATTTGGTGCTATATTAGCTTTATTTCCAATATTTATGGATTTGTTTACACCGTTTAAAGGTCTTCAATTTGGAGGTACGATGTTATTAATTTTGATAAGTACTTCTGTTGACACAATGAGACAAATTGAATCTCAACTTATTTTAAGACATTATCAAGGCTTTTTAAAATAG
- the rplO gene encoding 50S ribosomal protein L15 has protein sequence MKLHELKPAPGSKKSCKRLGRGTGSGLGRNSGKGEKGQKSRSGGGVRLGFEGGQMPLYRRVPKRGFNNVFKKEYAILNLDRLNMFENGSEVTEKVLLDMGIINKIKDGVKILANGNLERSLTVRVSKFSQSAIEKIEAAGGKAEVI, from the coding sequence ATGAAATTGCATGAATTAAAACCAGCTCCTGGCAGCAAGAAAAGTTGTAAAAGATTAGGTAGAGGTACCGGATCAGGATTAGGTAGAAATTCAGGAAAAGGCGAAAAAGGGCAAAAATCTAGAAGTGGCGGAGGAGTAAGATTAGGTTTTGAAGGTGGTCAAATGCCTTTATATAGAAGAGTCCCTAAAAGAGGATTTAATAATGTGTTTAAAAAGGAATATGCTATTTTAAATTTAGATAGGTTGAATATGTTTGAAAATGGTTCAGAAGTTACTGAAAAGGTCTTATTGGATATGGGAATAATAAATAAAATAAAAGATGGGGTTAAAATATTAGCTAACGGAAATTTGGAGAGGAGTTTGACAGTTAGGGTTTCTAAATTTTCACAATCAGCTATTGAAAAAATTGAGGCTGCTGGTGGAAAAGCAGAGGTGATTTAA
- the rpmD gene encoding 50S ribosomal protein L30, which produces MEKISVCLTRSIIGRNKKQKDTVYALGLKKIGDRVEHNKNSQILGMINKVKFLLDVKEV; this is translated from the coding sequence ATGGAAAAAATAAGTGTTTGTTTGACTCGAAGCATAATAGGTAGAAATAAAAAACAAAAAGACACAGTTTATGCTTTAGGGTTAAAAAAAATTGGTGACCGAGTAGAGCACAATAAAAATTCTCAAATACTTGGTATGATAAATAAGGTTAAGTTTTTATTGGATGTAAAAGAAGTTTAA
- the rpsE gene encoding 30S ribosomal protein S5, giving the protein MKIKNNGSELKEKVIFINRVTKVVKGGRNFRFSALVVVGDGKGYIGIGTGKSAEVPDAIRKGIEDAKKNMIYVPVVKDTIPHETVGIFGKSKVLIMPARKGTGIIAGGPVRSVLELVGVKNITAKSLGSNNPKNVVNATFNALLSLRTLGEIATLRDKKIIEIIG; this is encoded by the coding sequence ATGAAAATTAAGAATAATGGCTCAGAATTAAAAGAAAAAGTAATTTTTATAAATAGAGTTACTAAGGTTGTTAAAGGTGGTAGAAATTTTAGATTTAGTGCTCTGGTAGTTGTAGGAGATGGAAAAGGATATATAGGTATTGGAACAGGTAAATCTGCAGAAGTTCCTGATGCTATAAGAAAAGGAATAGAAGATGCCAAGAAAAATATGATTTATGTACCAGTAGTTAAGGATACTATACCTCATGAAACTGTTGGTATTTTTGGGAAATCCAAAGTTTTAATAATGCCTGCAAGAAAAGGTACAGGAATTATAGCGGGTGGTCCAGTTAGAAGTGTCTTGGAGCTAGTAGGGGTAAAAAATATTACAGCCAAATCATTAGGATCTAACAATCCTAAAAATGTAGTTAATGCTACATTTAATGCTCTATTATCTTTAAGAACATTAGGAGAGATTGCAACACTTAGAGATAAAAAAATTATAGAAATAATAGGTTAG
- the rplR gene encoding 50S ribosomal protein L18 encodes MDKYNKNVKRKRRHIKIRKKLSGTPSLPRLCVFRSSKNIYAQLIDDINGNTIVSASTLDKDFNGVGSNKEAARIVGRNIAKKALDKSITNVVFDRNGYLYHGRISELADGAREAGLQF; translated from the coding sequence ATGGATAAATATAATAAAAATGTTAAAAGGAAAAGGAGACACATTAAGATAAGAAAGAAATTATCTGGAACACCTAGCCTTCCAAGATTATGTGTTTTTAGAAGTTCGAAAAATATATATGCACAATTAATTGACGATATTAATGGGAATACAATAGTTTCGGCATCTACACTAGATAAAGATTTTAATGGAGTTGGCAGCAATAAGGAAGCAGCAAGGATTGTTGGTAGAAATATAGCTAAAAAAGCCTTAGATAAGTCTATAACTAATGTTGTTTTTGATAGGAATGGTTATTTATATCATGGGAGAATTTCTGAGTTAGCTGATGGAGCAAGAGAGGCAGGATTACAATTTTAA
- the rplF gene encoding 50S ribosomal protein L6, translating into MSRVGRLPITLPEGTSINIDSKNFVIIQGKKGKLEKQMSSDIIIKQEENQIFVERKNETKKQKQLHGLTRALIFNMVKGVSEGYSKILELNGVGYRAQLKGKNIILNLGYSHPVEINSVEGIAFEVPNQTQIIVSGIDKQLVGETAAKIRQWRKPEPYKGKGIKYSDEVIRRKEGKTGKK; encoded by the coding sequence ATGTCTAGAGTAGGTAGATTACCTATAACTTTACCTGAGGGGACTTCGATTAATATAGATTCAAAGAATTTTGTAATAATACAGGGTAAAAAAGGTAAATTAGAAAAACAAATGTCTAGTGATATAATTATAAAACAAGAAGAAAATCAGATATTTGTAGAAAGAAAAAATGAGACAAAGAAACAAAAACAATTACATGGTTTAACTAGAGCTTTAATCTTTAATATGGTTAAAGGTGTATCCGAAGGATATAGTAAAATTTTAGAACTTAATGGAGTTGGATATAGGGCACAACTTAAAGGTAAAAATATTATATTAAACTTAGGATATTCTCATCCTGTAGAAATAAATAGTGTAGAGGGAATTGCTTTTGAAGTTCCAAATCAAACACAAATAATTGTTTCAGGTATCGATAAGCAATTAGTGGGGGAAACAGCAGCCAAAATAAGACAATGGAGAAAACCTGAGCCTTATAAAGGAAAAGGAATCAAGTATTCTGATGAAGTGATAAGGAGAAAAGAAGGAAAAACAGGTAAGAAATAG
- the rpsH gene encoding 30S ribosomal protein S8, which yields MVMTDPIADLLTRIRNANMARHETLEVPMSKIKKEILKILLNEGYIKSYEDYNDGIVPMCKISLKYGRNKEKVIVGLKKISKPGLRVYCKKDNIPRVLSGLGVAIISTSKGMMVDREARKQGLGGEVICYIW from the coding sequence ATGGTAATGACAGATCCAATTGCAGATTTATTGACTAGAATAAGGAATGCTAATATGGCAAGACATGAAACTTTAGAAGTTCCAATGTCTAAAATTAAGAAAGAAATATTAAAGATTTTATTGAATGAAGGATATATTAAATCATATGAAGATTATAATGATGGTATAGTTCCGATGTGTAAAATTTCACTAAAATATGGTAGAAATAAAGAAAAAGTAATAGTAGGTTTAAAAAAGATTTCTAAACCTGGATTGAGGGTTTATTGTAAAAAAGACAATATACCAAGAGTATTAAGTGGATTAGGTGTTGCTATAATTTCAACTTCTAAGGGTATGATGGTTGATCGTGAAGCTAGAAAACAAGGACTAGGTGGAGAAGTTATTTGCTATATTTGGTAA
- a CDS encoding type Z 30S ribosomal protein S14, with protein MARKAIIEKWKRPSKYKARVYTRCNLCGRPHAVLRKFGICRICFRELAYKGQIPGCTKSSW; from the coding sequence GTGGCACGTAAAGCTATTATTGAAAAATGGAAAAGACCATCTAAATATAAAGCGAGAGTTTATACTAGATGTAATTTGTGTGGAAGACCACATGCAGTATTAAGAAAATTTGGGATTTGTAGAATTTGTTTTAGAGAATTGGCTTATAAAGGACAAATTCCTGGATGCACTAAATCAAGCTGGTAA